The Echinicola jeungdonensis genome segment CTGATCAGAAACAGTGCGGGTTATTTGCAATTTGATTTTAGTCCATTTTCGGCAATGAGAATTTCCACCGGACTTCGATATGACCGGATGTTCTTTACCTATGACAATTACCTCGATGAAAGCAGTGGGGAAAAAGCTTATCAACAGGTGACTCCAAAAATGGGCTTGACCTATGATTTTGGAAAAGACAAAGGAATCTATGCCAACTATTCCCAGGGCTTTGCCCCTCCGGGATTAACTGCCATTTTCCGCAAGAAAAATGGATCAGATGAATTTTACTATAACCTGGAACCTGCCCAATTCCAAAATTATGAAATCGGAGGATGGGCATCCTATTGGGAAAATAAATTGTACATAGATCTGGCCCTTTACCAAATGGACGGAAGGCATGAATTATTGAGTATCCGCCAGGCCGATGGATCCACAGATTATCAATCTGCCGGAAAGACCCTCCACCGCGGCTTTGAACTCGGCATTACTGCCAAACCCAATGATCAACTGCAATTCCGATGGAGTGGTACTTCCGCCCTGCACCGTTTTGAAGATTTTCAGATCAATGAAGATGGTTCCAAAGGAGTGGAAAACCTGGCAGGCTTTGAAATGCCTTCCTCTCCAAGGTGGATATGGAATACAGAACTCCGTTATCAACCCAACTGGCTGCCCAACTTTCGTTCTTCCTTGGAATGGCAACATGTTTCCGGTTGGTACCAAAACCAGGTCAATACCGTCAGCTATGATGGCTATGAAGTACTGAATTTAAGATGGGGTTATCAGTGGAAAGGCTTAGAGCTTTTTACCAATATCATGAACCTGACCGATGCCCTATATGCTTATAATGTTTCCTCAAATAATTCAGGGAATAGAACTAACTATTCCCCGGCAGCACCAAGAACCTTTGTAATGGGATTGCAGTACCGGTTTGTAGGGAAGAAGTAGATTTTGAGTCATCAGTCGACTGCCACAGTCGTCCTTCATCCTCCCTCGCATTGAAGTCTCGCCAAGGCTGGCGATATTGATTTACCGTTTCCTACTAAAAAATACCCTAATTCAGGTATTTTTCTAACAGGGAGCTAATTAATTTGCCTAAGGGTTGGGGAAATGAGGTAGATTTCTTAATCTTCAAATAGCGCTCAGGGATAAAATAGTTATTACATTATTCCGGTTGCACCACTAACAAGGGCTACTTTTGTTGTCATAATCCAAAGGGTTTGTAGGTGCAATAATTGGGATCATTATTATCCCCGGTATTCACTTATCTCAAATAAATGACCATCCGGATCTCGAAAAAAACATCTGGTTTCAGCTCCTCTTACAAATGGGGGCGTAATAAATTCAGCTCCCCTCTCTTTTAATATTTCGTAGGATTTATGGCAATCTTTCACTCGAATGGTATAAGAATGGCTGACTTTATTTTTAATTTCCGGAACAACAAAATGAACATCAGGCTTGTCTTGGGTTGGACCTCCAGGAGTAACCAGTAAAAGCCAATTCCCCAAAAATTCCAAAACCAATGAGTCCCCGCCATATTCCCTGAAAATTTTTGCTCCCAAGACATCCACATAAAAAGTTTTGGATTTAGCCATATCGGATACCACCAATATGGTAGTTAAAGCTGAGTCTTCAAATGGGTTGTTTGGCTTGTCAATCATATCTGAAAATAATAAACGGTATGGCCCATAAGTAGTTGTGTAGTTAGCGCTTATCTACGGCCCAGAAACACACCAAGGGGAAAAAGCATTCCCATAATCACCACTGAAACCAGACTGAGCTCCTTCTGTGGTCAAATTGCTTATTTTTTTGATACTGGCTTTATTTTAAATTCTTCAAAAAGTGCACTACTTCCTCTTCTTCCCAAAATCCTACTCTCTTATGAAACTCCCTGGATTCCTTGTCATTTAACCAAGTATCAGAACCTATTTGAGTACATCCTTTTTCTTTGCACCAAAATTCACCAATTCGCAAAAATTCCTTGGCCATACCCATTTTTCTAAATTCAGCCTCCACAAAAATTCCTTCTAAATAACCCGTTGGTGATTTTTCTGCACCTTCTACGTAATCAGTCCTTATGGAGAATATTGAAAACCCTACACACTTACCCTTCGGATCTTTTGCGATTAGAATATTATATTTTTCCGATTGAGTAGTCTGCTTAAGGAGATTTTCTAGTTGGGCTTTATCAAAATCCTTCCATAGTTTTTGACTCATCTTAAGAAGTTGGTCAAAATCCGAATTCTCAAATTGGAAATATGCTATTCGTTTCATCTTTGTTTTGTTGGCTGATATGGTTTTTTTCGGTATGAAACGATGGGGAAAGCGGACTGGGGTCGTATCCACCCACCCCAAAAGATGATGGGCAATGCTATTAAGTTTTCTCTTGGAGGGGCAGATCGCTGAGGTTTATAAATAATTAAACTTAGCGGACTTTCGCTTCTTGGCGTGTAACCCTTATCCTAAATTAACTTTATCAATCGTTTTTGAAATGATCCGGTTTTGCTTTGTTTCTTTTAATATACCCCAAATTATCAAGGAAATTACCAGAACAGCCAATCCAATTATTATTGATGTATAAGAACTTTTTATCCCATTAGCTACAATAGAGGGAGAAATATCACCTGCATGTGAGAAAGCATCAAAAGTACGCATCATATTCAATATCGGTCCTAAGATTCCTAAAAGTAAAGCAATGATCCCCATCAACCAGATCTCAAAAATACCAACAGCCTCCGGATTTTTTGTTTGGCGTAATTTCAAAAGTTTGATAAATCCAACAACGATAACAATCAAGCCGCAGGAAAGAGGCAGCCATGCATAAGGAGCCAAATCAAATAATTCCATCATCCTAATAAAATTTTAACCATGTTTTTTTATCCCTCAGAATGCTGAAAGCTTTTCCATAAACGACATTCCTTCGATTGCTTTATGATCTGAGATGGGCTCGGTTTTGATTTCCGTGAAATAGGTATCATAAACGGTCGCTCGTTCATGCTGCAAAGGAGTTGCACAAAAGCACATCTCTGTCCAATTAATTTTGCCACGCTCGTCTATGGTTGCTCTTTTCATCGAACTCACGATTTCAGGTCCATCCGGACGTTGTTTTTCTATCGTTCCATCTGTAAGTTTTTGATAAAACTCTCGTGCCTTATCGAAATTGAATTTTGCCTTTACTTGATAGATCATTACCCTACATCCTATTATTGAGAAATTTGAATTTCTTATGCTTCTATATATTTGGAAAGTTTGAATCGGTTTGCAGCTACCTGAAGGTGGCGATTTCGAAGAACTTCACTGTCACTTGCACCAAACTTTGATGGATGCACAAAGCTTGATTTAAAGACTGAACCGCCACTTTTGGGTAGGTGCTGTTATAGGGAGTTTATTTTCATTGTTGTTCGTTCATTTTGAATTCGATACCTTTTTTAAAGTATTAGGTTGAAAGTCATCACAGAGGTCCTTGACTTTGGCAGCAAAACTTTTAAACTCATTGCTTTCCCGCCATACCTGAATTGACTTTTCATTGTCCCAAGGTCCAAAGGAGATAAATCTCAAAGGATTTTTTTCATCTTGTAACAGATAAGCTTTTCCTGGGCCAGAGATGTTTTTTTCTGTCCAATTAGCAAATTCGTTCCACTCATTAATAAATTCTTTTTCTTTTCCAGGCTTTACTGTCCAAATGCCCAATGTATAAATGTCTTTAGGTTCGTTGTTATTTCCCATTTTACAATTAGTTAAGAGAGTTAACATTAAAATTAGCGGGATTAAATACTTTTTAGTCAGCTTCATTGTTTTTGCTTCTTTAAATGCACTACAACGTAAAGTGTTTTAAACGCAATCTAGGCAAAAAATAAACTATTTTCTTAAGACTATCAAGATTGCGTTTAAAACATAGTTGGACGGAGCCGGTGAACTGCTATGGGCATTTGTCTTTCATGGATCTTTTCTTGGCGGGAGTTTTCAGGAGGTTCTTTGGTTTCGCTGTTTAAAGCTTCTAGTTTGATTGATGGTTTTGCTGGAAAAAGGCATATTTTTCCCTGGGAAACCTTTTCCCTCCAATCTGTTCTTCATGATGTCAATGAACGTCCCGTTTATAAAGTTTCAGGGGCCTTTTTCTTTTGGTGAAGCAATCCCGAACACCATTTTTCCCCGTTTACAGCAGGGGCAAAGGAAGAAGTCCGGGCCCAGTACCTCTTCAAGTATCTCGTAAGTGGTCAGTCCCTGGTAGAAGGAGATGTACCCTGTCTTTTTCAGCAAGCTGAAGCAGGTTTCCATTTTGGTCCTGCTGTTTGCCGAGGCCATGATCCCGTAGTACCTGATCTTGTAAAATCCAGAAGGGAGGATGTGCTGCATAAACCTCCTTACAAACTCGTGGCAGCTGAGGCTCATGGTCCTGTTCCTGTTGTCCCTGTAGTCCTTCCACCTGAAACTGACCGCTTTCCCATCAGTCCATTGGATCCTGCTGTTGCTGATGGCCACGCGGTGGGTATACCTTCCCAGATAGCTGACCACCTGGTTTGCCCCCCTGAAGGTCTTTTTGATGTAGACATGCCAAAACTTTGCATAGGCTTCCCGCCTGAGAAGCCTTGGGTCGGCAAACAGTTTTGCCTGCTTTTCCGGTATCCTGAGAAGGTTTCCTTCCAACGCCCTGATAAGTTTTTCCATAAATACGCCCCTGTAAATAGCTGACAGTGCCTTCACCGGAACAAAGAACTTTTTATGGGCGACGATCCACTCCTGCCCATCGCTGTCCAGTCCCCCGGCAGGAACAAGCATGTGGATATGTGGATGGTAGGACAGGGACTGTCCCCATGTATGCAGCACCGCCATACAGCCGCTTTCAACCCCCAGAAAAGCGGGGTTCAGGGCAGCCTTTTTCACTGCGGCCGAAGAGGCTTCAAACAGGAGCTTGTAACCATACCGCTGGTTGGTATAAAAAAGCGGCCTGAGAAAGTCCGGGACGGTGAACACTACGTGAAAGTACCTCACCGGCAGCAACCTGCTCCTGAGCTTTTCTACCCATACCTGCTGTTTGATATACTGGCACTTGGGACAATGGCGGTTCCGGCAGCTGTTATAGCTCGTTTTGGTATGGCCACAGCTGTCACATGCCAGGGTATGGGAACCCATTTCAGATGTCCTGCAGGAAATGATGTCCAGATAGGCCTTGTACTGGGCGGTACACGGGCTGTTTCCTGAAAGAAAGGATTCTTTCTGCCCCAGAAGGATATCGGAAAGTTCTACCCCGCTGTTCCTCTTGTTAAGGATATCCATCACAGCTCGTCCAGGGGACTTTTGATCTGTGCCGGATTCAAGTTGGTCACATGCAGGTAAACCGTAGTGGTCCTGAGGGATTTGTGGCCCAACAGCTCCTGGATTAACCTGACATTGGTTCCCTGCTCAAGAAGGTGCGTGGCAAAGGAGTGGCGAAGGGTATGGAAAGAAGCATGCTTTGTTACCCCTGCGCATTCCATGGCTTTTTTTAAAACGCACTGTGCACTCTTTTCACTGTGGGGTTTGCCAGGTGTCCGGCCTTCGAAAAGATAGGTTTTGGGCCGGTAGTACCTGTAGTATTCCCGGAGCCTTTCCAACAGCCCTTTTGGCAGCAGGGTATACCTGTCCTTATATCCCTTTCCTCCCCTTACTTTCAGCTGCATCCTGTCACTGTCGATATCACAGGGCTTCAGGCTGATCACCTCGTTCAGCCTCAGACCGGAGGCGTAGGTGAGGGCCAGCAGGCAATAATGCTTTCTGTTCCTTATGGAGTTCAGTATAAGGGATATCTCCTCTTTCGAAAAAACAGAAGGGAGGAGTTGGGGCCGTCTGGGCCGCTTGATTCTTACCGGATCCCAGCTCCTGCCCAGGACATCTTTGAAAAGTATTTTGAACGCACTGATGGTCTGATTCACCCCTGAAGGGGACATTTTGTTGACTTCGACCTTATGGAAAAGGTATTCCTTTAACTTACCAATACTGATCTGTTCGGGGATCTTTCCAAAATGTTTGGAAACTGCCGATACAAGGCTGATGTAGGTACTGATGGTCCTGGGGGAATAGTTCCTGACCAACATTTCCTCATACATCCGTTGACGAAGACTTTTTTTTCCATGATGTTATTTATTTAATGGTAAAACATGGAGTGAATTTAGGGTAAATCACTGAAAATAAATTGGTTAACTGTTCAAAATCAAATAGCTACCGACGTAGGAGGTTTTGTTCAACTCACTTATATATCCGGATTTTCCAGACTTATCCACCGTATTCGGTTGGATAAGTCCACCCTTACCCCACAATAATACCCCATCTCTTTTTCCAAAAAAATACCCGGATTCAGGTATTTTTATTCCAAAAGGTCCATAATTCAGGGGAAGGGGATAAGCAGTTTTTAGGCTTCTGCTGTGGCCATTTTTGGATTGTTGCCGTATTTATTGGGGTAGGGATCGCCATCGGCCACCATCAATATCAGCAACCATATGGCCCCGATAAAGGGAATAAAAGCAATCAGAACCAACCAAGCGCTTTTGCCTATATCGTGAAGCCTTCTTACCGTTACCCCCAGACTGGGAAGAAAAATGGCCAGCAAATAGGTCAGGAAGATCGGTCCATAGGTAAATGCTCCAATTGTCCAGCCAATTAGGTTGTCGAGTAAAACGGCCGCTATGCTGATCAAAATATTAAAAAGGGTAAACATCCAGTATTCTTTCCTTCTGGCCCGGCCCTTAAAATCAGCATACTGGTGTAATCCTTTCAGGTAATAGTACATGATCAATCTTTTTTGGGTTCAGTGGTAAATTTTGTTAACCGATAGTTACTGAGAAAGCCTAATGGCAAAAACCCATGTTATCCTTACCAAAAAATTCTCTTTTCAACTTCTCTAATTAATATTACAAAAAACATTTGTGAATTACCAGCCGAACGCAACAATACTAACCCTTTTTTATGTATTTTATACTATGTTTTTTGTATTTCGAAAAATATACTTCAAAATCAAAACACGATATCTCCCATCCAGGATAGCCGGTTTTAGGGATATTTACCTGGCAGAACAGGAAACTTTGAACTTACATGGATTACCGGATTTATTCCAGGTTACCATTTTTCAAAAAATACATCCAAAAAAAGGAGACTTTTAAAGCCTCCTAATTAGGGTACAGACACTATTGGTATCCATTTACTTCGCCAAAGCTTGTTGCTCTAGCAATTCATCCAGATTTTCATGGCCCGCAGCAAATCCTTCCTGGAAGCCCATTTCAACGATTTTTTCCAAATCAGCTTCAGAAGAAAAGGTGATATCCACCTTTACCAGGGTTTTCCGGTCCTTGGCCTCAAACTGGACATCCCAATACATCTGGGGCATTTCATCAGTGATTTGACCATTTTCATCACAAAAAGCATCCTGACCTGCATAACGGTTTGGTGGATCTACTATTTTAAAATCAGCCCGGCTCCAATGTTTTTCCCCTTCCGGACCTTTCATGCAGTACAACCAATGGCCTCCTTCCCTGAAATCCATCTTTTTGGTTTTCGCTTTCCAGGGTTTGGGAGCCCACCATTGATCCAGCTGGGCAGGTTCCGTCCAGGCTTTCCAGACTACCTCCAGGGGAGCATTAAACTCCCTTTCCACTAAAATTTTCCGGTTTGCAAGGTCTTTTTTAAAATTGGTCTTATTCATCATCTTGCTCATTTAATGGGTCTAATAATGGGTCTAATAAATCATCCAATTGCTGGAACCTGTTCCTCCACATTTTTTGGAAAGGCTCCATCCAAATAGCAATTTCCGCCAGCTTTTCGGGCTGAAGCTGACAATATCTTTCCCTGCCATCCTTTTTGATCCTGATCACTTCACATTCTTCCAAAATTTTAACATGCAGGGAAACCGCCTGCCTGCTCATTTCAAAATGGGAAGCAAGAGAATTCAGATTCTGTGGCCGGTTGATTAATTGGGAAAGAATGCCCCGCCTGGTCGGATCTGCTATTGCCTGAAATACATCTCTTCGGGTTTCCATCTTTATTATTCCTTGCTTCTGTAAATTTATATGCAAGTATTTACTTGCGCAAATTTTAACCTGTTAATTTTCAATTAAATTGCATAAAAAAATCCCATCAGCTTCAAGGCCAATGGGATTTCCCGAATTATTGCGAAGCAAAACCAATTCAATAACTTGATCATAAATTGCTTTGCCCTTTAATATCCTTTATAAGTTCAGCTCTTTCAAAAAACGTCACTGCGAGGTTTGGAAAGGTGAAAACCGCAACCATCCCGACTATCCTAATACCTAACAGGCAGCTCACATCCTATTCCCCACGCGCACAAGGGTTCTTGCCATAGGCATCCCTTTGGGGATGGATGCTTGATCCATAACCCGGCCTTTTATTACCGAACTCAGGTTGAACGCTTAATTATTGGAATAAACCCGGGATAAAAACTCCCTGACTGAAACTGGTTTTTTCCCGGTAATTTTAAAGATATTTTGGTAAGTATCAGTGAATTCTCCTTCTTTAAATGCTCCGGCAAAACCGGCAAACATCCCGGCAAATTCATCAGTAACCCCGGCATTTTTAAGGGCTTGAAGGTATTCCTCTTCAGAAGGGGAATGGTAACTGATATTTTTGCCGGTAATCTCAGTCAATATTTTTGCAATCTCCTCAAAAGAAAGGGCTTCCTCATTGTTTATTACAAACTCTTTATTTTCATACCCTTCACCGCTCAGGACTTCCACAGCTACATTAGCCATATCCTCCCGAAGGGTAAAACTCACTGGAGCATCACCTGCCGGTAAATAGATCGTTCCAGTCTCCAATACTTTCTCGCCCATAAAGGCAGGCAACAGATCCATATATATGCCATGTTGCAACAGGGTATAATTCATGCCTGATTCCAATATCGCCTTTTCCGTTTTCAAATGGCTTTCCGCCACCGCAGCAATAGGAGAGCTTTCGGTTTCATTTTTCCTTTGAAAACTGGTATAAACTATATACTTCACCCCGGCTTCTTTGGCTGAATTGACTACATTCAAATGCAGTGGGGTCCGGTTTTGAATCTCACTGCCGGAAACAAAATATAATTTATCAATTCCTTTAAATGCAGCCAGTAAGCTTTCCTTATCTTCATAATTCCCTACCCGGATTTCCACTCCTTTTTCCTTAAGATCCGTGGCCTTTTCCGGATCCCTTACCAATACGGCTAAATCTTCTACCCCATTATCCAGCAATTTCTCGGTAACCATTCCGCCCAGGGCCCCGGTAGCTCCTGTAATTAAGATGCTGTTTTTCATTTCACTTGAATTTTAGTTGTTATTTAAATCTTTGCATGGAGCTATTAAAAAGATGGCTCCATAAAAAACTCCTCTTTGGAGGTTCTTACCTTTTTCATATTGACCAGCCAATCCTTATTTTCATCCCAGTATCCCAGGGGCAATAAAAGCACACTTTTGAGGCCTTTATCCTTTAAATCCAACAGCTCGTCCAAAGCTTCCGGATCAAAACCTTCCATGGGTGTGGCATCCACTTTTTGTTCTGCTGCTGCCGCAATGGCCAATCCAAAAGCAATATAAGCCTGCTTGGCCGCATGATGGGCATGCCATTCTTCAGATTTTTGGCTATACATGCCCCAAAGGTTATTTCTATAATCATCCATGGTATTGGATGGAAGCCCTCTTTGGTTTAATGTTTTCTTGAAAACCGAATCAATTTTGTTTTCGGTATAATTATCCCAGGCAGCAAAGATCAGCAGATGGGATGCATCTGTGATTTGGCTTTGCCCCATGGCTATGGGCTTTATTTTTTCTTTTAACTCCGGATCACTTATGACCAAAACACGGTAAGGTTGTAAACCTGAAGAGGAGGGTGCCAGACGGGCTGCTTCCAATATATAATTCAGTTTTTCCTCTGGGATGGTTTCCCCATTCATTTTTTTGGTTGCATAACGCCAATGCAAATTATCTAATAAGCTCATACTCTATTTTCTTTTTTGTTTTATGACGTCTCAAAATTACATATATTTGCTATACAAAAGTAAGCACTATACTTTTGTATATCGGTATACAAAAGTATAGCAACCTAATTCTTATGGAAAAAACAATCGACAAAGAAAAACTTCCTTTATGTTCGGGAGAATATGTCCTGGCAGTGAAGGATACCATGAATGTGATCAGCGGCAAATGGAAATTGCCCATTATCGGTTCCCTTAGTTATGGGGTAAAACGCTTCAAAGAGCTGGAAAGGGAAATCCAAAAAATCA includes the following:
- a CDS encoding SRPBCC family protein, with the protein product MMNKTNFKKDLANRKILVEREFNAPLEVVWKAWTEPAQLDQWWAPKPWKAKTKKMDFREGGHWLYCMKGPEGEKHWSRADFKIVDPPNRYAGQDAFCDENGQITDEMPQMYWDVQFEAKDRKTLVKVDITFSSEADLEKIVEMGFQEGFAAGHENLDELLEQQALAK
- a CDS encoding tyrosine-type recombinase/integrase; its protein translation is MYEEMLVRNYSPRTISTYISLVSAVSKHFGKIPEQISIGKLKEYLFHKVEVNKMSPSGVNQTISAFKILFKDVLGRSWDPVRIKRPRRPQLLPSVFSKEEISLILNSIRNRKHYCLLALTYASGLRLNEVISLKPCDIDSDRMQLKVRGGKGYKDRYTLLPKGLLERLREYYRYYRPKTYLFEGRTPGKPHSEKSAQCVLKKAMECAGVTKHASFHTLRHSFATHLLEQGTNVRLIQELLGHKSLRTTTVYLHVTNLNPAQIKSPLDEL
- a CDS encoding DUF805 domain-containing protein, whose protein sequence is MYYYLKGLHQYADFKGRARRKEYWMFTLFNILISIAAVLLDNLIGWTIGAFTYGPIFLTYLLAIFLPSLGVTVRRLHDIGKSAWLVLIAFIPFIGAIWLLILMVADGDPYPNKYGNNPKMATAEA
- a CDS encoding MotA/TolQ/ExbB proton channel family protein, which translates into the protein MMELFDLAPYAWLPLSCGLIVIVVGFIKLLKLRQTKNPEAVGIFEIWLMGIIALLLGILGPILNMMRTFDAFSHAGDISPSIVANGIKSSYTSIIIGLAVLVISLIIWGILKETKQNRIISKTIDKVNLG
- a CDS encoding IS91 family transposase yields the protein MDILNKRNSGVELSDILLGQKESFLSGNSPCTAQYKAYLDIISCRTSEMGSHTLACDSCGHTKTSYNSCRNRHCPKCQYIKQQVWVEKLRSRLLPVRYFHVVFTVPDFLRPLFYTNQRYGYKLLFEASSAAVKKAALNPAFLGVESGCMAVLHTWGQSLSYHPHIHMLVPAGGLDSDGQEWIVAHKKFFVPVKALSAIYRGVFMEKLIRALEGNLLRIPEKQAKLFADPRLLRREAYAKFWHVYIKKTFRGANQVVSYLGRYTHRVAISNSRIQWTDGKAVSFRWKDYRDNRNRTMSLSCHEFVRRFMQHILPSGFYKIRYYGIMASANSRTKMETCFSLLKKTGYISFYQGLTTYEILEEVLGPDFFLCPCCKRGKMVFGIASPKEKGP
- a CDS encoding NAD(P)H-dependent oxidoreductase yields the protein MSLLDNLHWRYATKKMNGETIPEEKLNYILEAARLAPSSSGLQPYRVLVISDPELKEKIKPIAMGQSQITDASHLLIFAAWDNYTENKIDSVFKKTLNQRGLPSNTMDDYRNNLWGMYSQKSEEWHAHHAAKQAYIAFGLAIAAAAEQKVDATPMEGFDPEALDELLDLKDKGLKSVLLLPLGYWDENKDWLVNMKKVRTSKEEFFMEPSF
- a CDS encoding SDR family oxidoreductase; translated protein: MKNSILITGATGALGGMVTEKLLDNGVEDLAVLVRDPEKATDLKEKGVEIRVGNYEDKESLLAAFKGIDKLYFVSGSEIQNRTPLHLNVVNSAKEAGVKYIVYTSFQRKNETESSPIAAVAESHLKTEKAILESGMNYTLLQHGIYMDLLPAFMGEKVLETGTIYLPAGDAPVSFTLREDMANVAVEVLSGEGYENKEFVINNEEALSFEEIAKILTEITGKNISYHSPSEEEYLQALKNAGVTDEFAGMFAGFAGAFKEGEFTDTYQNIFKITGKKPVSVREFLSRVYSNN
- a CDS encoding putative quinol monooxygenase, whose translation is MKLTKKYLIPLILMLTLLTNCKMGNNNEPKDIYTLGIWTVKPGKEKEFINEWNEFANWTEKNISGPGKAYLLQDEKNPLRFISFGPWDNEKSIQVWRESNEFKSFAAKVKDLCDDFQPNTLKKVSNSK
- a CDS encoding ArsR/SmtB family transcription factor, which codes for METRRDVFQAIADPTRRGILSQLINRPQNLNSLASHFEMSRQAVSLHVKILEECEVIRIKKDGRERYCQLQPEKLAEIAIWMEPFQKMWRNRFQQLDDLLDPLLDPLNEQDDE
- the aac(6') gene encoding aminoglycoside 6'-N-acetyltransferase, with protein sequence MKRIAYFQFENSDFDQLLKMSQKLWKDFDKAQLENLLKQTTQSEKYNILIAKDPKGKCVGFSIFSIRTDYVEGAEKSPTGYLEGIFVEAEFRKMGMAKEFLRIGEFWCKEKGCTQIGSDTWLNDKESREFHKRVGFWEEEEVVHFLKNLK
- a CDS encoding VOC family protein, which codes for MIDKPNNPFEDSALTTILVVSDMAKSKTFYVDVLGAKIFREYGGDSLVLEFLGNWLLLVTPGGPTQDKPDVHFVVPEIKNKVSHSYTIRVKDCHKSYEILKERGAEFITPPFVRGAETRCFFRDPDGHLFEISEYRG